In a single window of the Bacteroidota bacterium genome:
- a CDS encoding glycosyltransferase family 2 protein, with the protein MTPQVSVIIPNYNHADFLVQRIESVLSQTYQDFEVILLDDASTDSSHEILNRFRNHPKVSQLIINTTNSGSTFHQWKRGTSLATGNWIWIAESDDWAEPTFLETVMSFVAEHPQAGVVMTRYQVVSVEGAVKHDGLMYQELYGPPGRWNRTYCCSGHEEVVTCMNHFNSIPNASCVVFRTKYRELISTLPGFRFKGDWYFWCLVLADTSFGFIDSLQSYFRFHSSTTRSKADLDSRLKAHNEELAIVCEISHRYGTGNRRFLQKTRDWYQLALAFYWVPPGYQVPSLTGQFRWMFLASGLIWTPFYWYLRVQHKFLRSFFSGNQP; encoded by the coding sequence TTGACCCCTCAGGTGTCGGTGATTATTCCCAATTACAATCATGCGGATTTCCTTGTTCAGCGCATCGAATCGGTTCTCTCACAAACCTACCAGGACTTTGAAGTCATTCTGCTCGATGATGCTTCCACTGACAGCAGCCACGAAATCCTGAATCGCTTTCGCAACCACCCAAAAGTCAGTCAATTGATTATAAACACCACCAACAGTGGGTCCACCTTTCATCAATGGAAAAGGGGAACATCGCTTGCCACCGGCAACTGGATCTGGATCGCCGAGAGCGATGACTGGGCGGAACCCACCTTTCTGGAAACGGTGATGTCCTTTGTGGCGGAGCATCCGCAGGCAGGAGTGGTCATGACCCGTTACCAGGTGGTATCTGTGGAAGGGGCAGTCAAGCATGATGGTCTGATGTATCAGGAATTGTATGGCCCACCCGGCCGGTGGAACCGGACCTATTGCTGCAGCGGCCATGAAGAAGTGGTTACCTGCATGAACCATTTCAACTCCATTCCCAATGCGAGTTGTGTGGTTTTCAGAACCAAGTACCGGGAACTGATATCCACTCTTCCCGGATTCCGGTTTAAAGGAGATTGGTACTTCTGGTGCCTGGTACTGGCTGATACCTCTTTCGGGTTTATCGATTCGCTCCAATCTTATTTCAGATTTCACAGTTCAACCACCCGAAGCAAGGCAGATCTGGATTCCAGATTAAAAGCTCATAACGAAGAGCTGGCCATCGTCTGCGAAATCAGCCATCGCTATGGGACCGGTAATCGTCGTTTTCTGCAGAAAACCCGCGATTGGTACCAGCTGGCCCTTGCCTTTTACTGGGTCCCGCCCGGGTATCAGGTCCCTTCCCTGACGGGTCAGTTCCGGTGGATGTTTCTGGCTTCCGGTTTGATTTGGACCCCATTTTACTGGTACCTTAGAGTACAACATAAATTTTTACGTTCATTTTTCTCCGGAAATCAGCCATAA
- a CDS encoding glycosyltransferase family 4 protein: MKILFIAHELSRTGAPRVLFLFIRWLKQHHPEWEADLVALQGGPLIGEIRPLVGNLIIWNQIQRPGRLNRLIARLASLAGIDTGRLATKRMVKKLASAGYQIIYGNSVLTTDLGIEIKQATGARLLIHVHELETIIGLFAPGFARQVPSVDWLVAASQLVRQCLTDRFNATDQQLKVVYEMSETGLTPPTRQPGNRFVVGCSGVVHWRKGDDVMLQVARYLKAHHPDVEAEFWWTGFITPDQQLILEADIRKLNLESTIRFLGPVADPMPLYQQFSVFFLPSREDPFPLVCIEVGLMGKPIILFEGATGIAEITGNEGGVVVPYLNIEKAADAIAAYFRNPALAEQHGDYSRKAFSAFTPDQISPQLYAVFGGSD, from the coding sequence ATGAAAATCCTCTTTATCGCCCATGAGCTTTCCCGTACAGGAGCACCCCGGGTGCTGTTTCTGTTTATCCGGTGGCTGAAACAACACCATCCGGAATGGGAGGCCGACCTTGTTGCCTTGCAGGGCGGACCGCTGATCGGGGAAATCAGGCCTCTGGTCGGAAACCTGATTATCTGGAATCAGATACAGCGCCCGGGCCGTCTGAACCGTCTTATCGCCCGGCTTGCCTCGCTTGCAGGAATTGATACCGGTCGGCTCGCCACCAAAAGAATGGTCAAGAAGCTTGCTTCTGCCGGATATCAGATCATTTATGGTAATTCAGTGCTGACCACTGATCTTGGGATTGAGATTAAACAGGCAACCGGAGCCAGATTGCTCATCCACGTTCACGAACTGGAAACCATTATCGGGTTGTTTGCTCCTGGTTTTGCCCGCCAGGTTCCCTCGGTCGACTGGTTGGTTGCCGCCAGTCAGCTGGTAAGGCAATGTCTGACCGATCGGTTTAACGCCACCGACCAGCAGTTAAAGGTCGTGTATGAAATGTCAGAAACCGGGCTGACGCCGCCAACCAGACAACCAGGTAACCGGTTTGTAGTCGGGTGTTCCGGGGTGGTTCACTGGCGGAAGGGTGATGACGTGATGCTGCAGGTCGCCCGGTATCTGAAAGCGCACCACCCTGATGTTGAGGCCGAATTCTGGTGGACCGGATTTATAACCCCCGATCAGCAATTGATACTGGAAGCAGACATCAGAAAACTGAATCTGGAATCCACCATCCGGTTTTTAGGCCCGGTGGCCGACCCCATGCCACTTTATCAGCAATTTTCGGTCTTTTTTCTTCCTTCAAGGGAAGATCCCTTTCCGCTGGTTTGTATTGAAGTGGGGCTTATGGGAAAACCGATCATCCTTTTTGAAGGTGCAACCGGAATTGCCGAAATAACCGGCAACGAGGGAGGTGTGGTCGTCCCGTATCTGAACATTGAAAAGGCTGCCGATGCCATTGCTGCCTATTTCAGAAACCCTGCTCTGGCAGAACAGCACGGGGACTATAGCCGGAAGGCCTTCAGTGCCTTTACCCCTGATCAGATTTCACCACAGTTATATGCTGTTTTCGGAGGTTCCGATTGA